In a genomic window of bacterium:
- a CDS encoding right-handed parallel beta-helix repeat-containing protein, with product MKSCTHRSFLAIAGAALVGVALPALAAATTWGVPGDGSNTCTVVTPSCNTIAAAVTASTAGDTIQLAAGAHAVPATVILNKTLTITGAGQGATLVQPSAGVIAFSARADDLVLSDFTIENGATGVSFQSVTSSGTEIRRVTFTGQTSRGIDFSLGAATPVSNVSVDDCTFATNAIGIRMSSASQIANLSVTDSQFTGNTFGIYGANDGNTSTLTGLTVTGTTFTNPASYAIYVEELRDAAIEENTFVGGVTAIGVFKFYASNGQAVSNVGIRRNTFSAFTGNALDFEMNGMGLENPLAFEDNVVDKDVGIAVVGAAVFVRLHPTQPNAAVNLVNNDITLSGTIGPVSAAHAIQLRGNGPVNITGNVLDGGNVGGSGTTPATSGIFVQSRSGSVIMPATTVITATCNRIGGFRNGVSVFDSFTNTYGGLTPGATLTVANNQIAGNGDAGVVNGAAPAGVDAENNYWGCAAGPGNPGCDTVVGDVDAAPFAATPPACVACNADAQCNDGLACNGVETCDLGGGLCLAGTPIACDDGNACTTDTCVDPLGTCASAPVADGTSCDDGVTCSVPDTCQAGVCEGEPDTDMSGTCDLDEVGPLTVNRLTAKAQSGPGGNGKVVAKGTFPTSPPADTFNTLGPITVRFQAASGADQSVTFGIGTCITKGTSLPKIICRSVDRKSKALFKADKKVPNRFQYKLRLGALPMNGPLLGPATITLTYGPGTVRQGTITPCAANNPIVLKCKAP from the coding sequence GTGAAGTCCTGCACGCATCGCTCGTTCCTCGCCATCGCAGGTGCCGCGCTCGTCGGCGTCGCGCTGCCCGCTCTGGCCGCCGCCACCACCTGGGGTGTGCCCGGCGACGGCTCCAACACCTGTACGGTCGTGACGCCGAGCTGCAACACGATCGCCGCCGCGGTCACCGCGTCGACGGCCGGCGACACCATCCAGCTCGCCGCGGGCGCGCACGCCGTGCCGGCGACGGTGATCCTCAACAAGACGCTGACGATCACCGGCGCCGGGCAGGGTGCGACGCTGGTCCAGCCGTCGGCGGGGGTGATCGCCTTCTCGGCGCGCGCCGACGACCTCGTGTTGAGCGACTTCACGATCGAGAACGGCGCCACCGGCGTGTCGTTCCAGAGCGTGACGAGCAGCGGCACCGAGATCCGCCGCGTCACCTTCACGGGCCAGACCTCGCGCGGCATCGACTTCTCGCTCGGCGCGGCGACGCCGGTGAGCAACGTGAGCGTCGACGACTGCACGTTCGCGACCAACGCGATCGGCATCCGCATGTCGTCGGCGAGCCAGATCGCGAACCTGTCGGTGACCGACAGCCAGTTCACCGGCAACACCTTCGGCATCTACGGCGCCAACGACGGCAACACCTCGACGCTGACCGGCCTCACGGTGACGGGGACGACGTTCACGAACCCGGCGAGCTACGCGATCTACGTCGAGGAGCTGCGCGACGCGGCCATCGAGGAGAACACCTTCGTCGGCGGCGTGACCGCCATCGGCGTGTTCAAGTTCTACGCCAGCAACGGCCAGGCGGTCTCGAACGTCGGCATCCGCCGCAACACGTTCAGCGCCTTCACGGGCAACGCGCTCGACTTCGAGATGAACGGCATGGGTCTCGAGAACCCGCTCGCCTTCGAGGACAACGTCGTCGACAAGGACGTCGGCATCGCCGTCGTCGGGGCGGCGGTGTTCGTGCGCCTCCATCCCACGCAGCCGAACGCGGCGGTGAACCTGGTGAACAACGACATCACGCTCTCCGGCACCATCGGCCCGGTCTCGGCGGCGCACGCGATCCAGCTGCGCGGCAACGGCCCGGTGAACATCACCGGCAACGTGCTCGACGGCGGCAACGTCGGCGGCAGCGGCACCACGCCCGCCACGTCCGGCATCTTCGTCCAGTCGCGCTCGGGCAGCGTCATCATGCCGGCGACGACGGTCATCACGGCCACCTGCAACCGCATCGGCGGCTTCCGCAACGGCGTCAGCGTGTTCGACTCGTTCACCAACACGTACGGTGGGCTGACTCCGGGCGCGACGCTCACGGTCGCGAACAACCAGATCGCGGGCAACGGCGACGCGGGTGTCGTCAACGGCGCCGCGCCGGCCGGCGTCGACGCCGAGAACAACTACTGGGGCTGCGCCGCGGGTCCCGGTAATCCCGGCTGCGACACGGTCGTCGGCGACGTCGACGCCGCGCCCTTCGCCGCGACGCCGCCCGCCTGCGTCGCCTGCAACGCCGACGCGCAGTGCAACGACGGTCTCGCCTGCAACGGCGTCGAGACCTGCGATCTCGGCGGCGGCCTCTGCCTCGCCGGCACGCCGATCGCCTGCGACGACGGCAACGCCTGCACCACCGACACCTGCGTCGACCCGCTCGGCACCTGCGCCTCGGCGCCGGTGGCCGACGGCACGTCCTGCGACGACGGCGTCACCTGCTCGGTGCCCGACACCTGCCAGGCCGGCGTCTGCGAGGGCGAGCCCGACACCGACATGAGCGGCACCTGCGACCTCGACGAGGTCGGCCCGCTCACGGTGAACCGTCTCACCGCCAAGGCCCAGTCCGGCCCCGGCGGCAACGGCAAGGTGGTCGCGAAGGGCACCTTCCCGACGAGCCCGCCCGCCGACACGTTCAACACGCTCGGCCCGATCACGGTCCGCTTCCAGGCCGCGAGCGGCGCCGATCAGTCGGTGACCTTCGGCATCGGCACCTGCATCACCAAGGGCACGTCGCTGCCGAAGATCATCTGTCGCAGCGTCGACCGGAAGTCGAAGGCGCTGTTCAAGGCGGACAAGAAGGTCCCGAACCGGTTCCAGTACAAGCTCCGGCTCGGGGCGCTGCCGATGAACGGCCCGCTCCTGGGTCCGGCGACGATCACCCTGACGTACGGCCCGGGGACGGTCCGCCAGGGCACGATCACGCCGTGCGCGGCGAACAACCCGATCGTCCTCAAGTGCAAAGCGCCCTGA